The genomic window aagtaaaaaagctaaaaaacttaaaaaactaaaaaagaaaaaaaagaaaaaaaggaaaaaaaaaagaaaaataaaggagaaaaacaaaactaaaaaaataaaaagaaaaaaaaactaaaaagaaaaaaaaggggaaaaatacaaaaatttatttcatcatataccatttcaaaaacgaatgtatatacagaccgggacaccgggatacaaatgacgaccgggacacaggtcaaaatactaaaactaaaaaaaaggtaaaaaactaaaaactaaaaaaaagaccaattcaaaaacgaatgtatatacagacggggacacaaatgacgaccggaacacaaggagtataaatgacgcccgggacactcaaagagaaatcacagactgggacaccgggacacaaatgacgaccggacacagggaatatgaataacgaccgggacacagggacacaactacaatggggacgccagggggcacagggggatatataaatgacgacggcgacactgggaatggtcgattagcaatcaccatcaacaaagctcaagggcaatcattagaatcatgaggtatagatctgaagacggattgttttcccatggaccattatatgttgcatgttcaagagtcggtaaacctgacaatcaatttatattcacagataatgggacagcaaagaatgttgtttatgcgcaagttttacgtagttaaaaacatatatatatatatatatatatatatatatatatatatatatatatatatatatatatatatatatatatatatatatatatatatatatctatattcacaggtgggacatagggacacaactacaatggcgcgtaaataatatggcgcgtaacaacttacgcgcgcgggggggcctggggggcgcgaagcgccccctccaactaggtgatGGAGGGGATggaacagctagtagatatatatatagatagtttttaattaattttgattgcACCCAATGTCTCTGAAGGGTGTTCTTCTTGCAGCAAAAAAAAGTGTATGAACCAGGGCACGTTTTATTTCATATAAGAAGTTCAAAATACTTGGATTTGGGGCACAGATATATTACTCAGCTGGAGAGAGAgatgttttaaatttgataaaatagtAAGTGACTATTATCCCATATGATTCTTAAAACGACAAGAAATTATCAATGAGATGGGAGTGCCACATCAACTGATATAACCTGATATAAATCAAGAAACAGTTTTGCTGGACAACTATAGCAGGAATAAGAAAATGGACTGAATGCAGAGAAGacagaaaatttatattttgggtATATTATATCTATATGAATTTCAACAGCACAAATGGGCCAGAGATCAACTCGAACCAGAGTTGATACTACGGCTATTCCTTACAACCCATCACAGTACCACGCTTCTTAACGCCATTGGATCCTCTTCTCTAATATATCGAGCTTTTTTCCCCTTATATCCTCCCAAGACATTCCTTTTTTATCTAAAATCCTTTCTCAAAAGTGATTTCCACCTCATCTGAGGGGATAGTGTTCTTTATTTGTCATGACTTAGATTATAGGTTTtacatatatgaaaaaaatagaatcatACCCATATCAGCTAGTCAAGAGCAAAGAAATTAATCCAGAGGGATCAGGGATCCAGGGATCCAGGGAGGAATCATTTTAGAGAGGAATACAACTTAAAAAGCAATTGACTAGGTGATCTATCTAGTGCGTATAGTAAACGAacgaaatgaaatgaaatgaacgAACGAATGAAATAGTCAAGAGATTAGAGGCAGGAGGCCAATCAACAGTGGAAGATTGAATCTGTCAGACGAAACACCTATTAAGCCactatatttatctatatttatatatatatatatatatatatatatatatatatatatatatatatatatatatatatatatatatatatatatatatatatatatatataaaatgtagTGTCCATCTGtccgttacactatctttaTCGTTAcactgtctgtctgtcactaagtatgacgtcaatatatacaaaaactaactaaaaaaaaagttaaaagagtcaaaaactgtcttctataaaaaagaaactgaaaaaaaaaaataaaaaaaggaaaaaaaaaactaaaaaactaaaagaataaaaactaaaaaactaaaacagagaaaacaactaaaaaataaaaaaaattaacagaattaaaaactatcttctataaaaaaaactgaaaaaaagaaaaaaaagaaaaaatctagaaaactaaaaataaaaataaaaaataaaagaaaaacaaaaaactaaatagaaaaacaactaaaaaaaaagaagaaaagacagaaaaaaactaaaggaaaagaaaaaaactaaaaaaaagaaaaagactaaaagagaaaaaaaggccagattaggaatgtccaatttacgtcatcaattcgatccaaaaatgacatagcgttgccgggacccagaacacaagggacaatgagaatccatgtatagaagcctgccgcgtgccatgctggggcccgcggggcccggtggcaaagccgccgggacccagcactgtctgtggttatatcacaagggacaatgagaatccatatatagaagcctgccacgtgccatGCTTGGGCCCGGCGGCGAAGCCGCCTTGACCCAGCTAGTATAATACTTATAATTAGATCCTGACGCAAGACCTACGCAAAATCAAACACATAAGATCGTTTAACAAGGCACAGCACTTGGAGATTCTCTGGTCTTTTAAATTGTATTCCCTGTCTGAGCAGCTCGTGTCTTGCTCGCTGCATTGGTATGTTCATCTTTTTTGCCTACCCATTGAAGCACTTGCCCAACTCAGCTTGACTTCGATACAACCGCGAAAAGCTGGAAACGCCCTAGAGGTAGATCACGCACAAGATGGGCGAACGTCATCTGTGGTTGAATCACAATTACCCCAATGGAGTTTGAACCCTCGCCCTGTGCAAAACCTTTTGGAGACGCCTAATGGCACCGACGTCTGGTTCCCTCTACGGTGGTGAAGTTTCCGATTAAGAGCTTTAAGTCAATGTAAGCCAAAACTAGTGAAGAGTACTTAATATCCCCACACAAAAAGGTACTCAGGACAATTTTGCCGCATCAGATTCATAAGAAATTGCTCGAAGGCCATGATTGGTGGTTCCAAtgctaatatatttatttaaggacttctaataaattaaataaaaaacaagttttttcaactgaaagtaaggaacgacatcaaaacttaaaacaaacagaagttactccgtatatgaaaggggctgttccctcttaaacgccccactctttaagataaagtttgaccctttctcacaactctactttttaaaacaataaaaactttagcgtaaagaacgggtcgttgatgaggaaaccgccactttcatatatggagtaatttctgtacattttaggttttaatgtcgttccttactttcagttgaaaaaacttgtttttttcatttaatttctgaacatttttgaattaatacatgttttgattttggctctccgcacatgaataattaaaactaaatttgcatattaattttttctggctaaatggctttctcatagttttgattggacgattttagaaaaaaagggggtgggtTAGGAGGTCTATTTtccccttcaatttttcggttacttaaaaaggcaatcagaactttaaattcttttacgaacgtttttgttagtaataaatatacgtaacttacaaattaacttaagtaacgagcttctatattcatatatttttattaggtttatgagagggttcgcaccctcgtcaatacctcactctttacactaaagtttaaattttattcctattctttaagaatgacccctaaatcccAACTGTCTTAAaatcaatagttgaaattacaaaaaatactttagcttaaagagcgaggtattttggaggagatgaaccgcctcatatgcgtaataatttctgttcgttttaagttttagcgcTGATCCTTAGatccagatgaaaaaaaacttcttcatatttgttttttcattgtttttttttaaagaatactaAAAATCCCTGCGCCCCCtttgttgaatttttcttcccccatgaagaaTTCTCCATGAAAAGATACTCCTGCGTAACCCCTCTCATCGAACCCCTTCCCCCTAacccgaaaaaaatccccctaaaaacgtctgcacactttccaataaccatttctatgcgtaaacaatggtcgAAGTCTGTGACTGGCAGCCCCTCCttcgaggactgtgggggagtaaatcatccccaaagacatatttattgggtttttcaactatgctgaacaaaatggcggtctcaaaatttttatccggtgactttgggaaaaaatgagcgtggaagggggcctaggtgcccttcaatttttgggtcacttaaaaggggaactagaacttttactttacATTACAATGAACCCCTTCGtgacattctatgaccactgggttgatatggtcacccctggagaaaaaaaatataaaaataaacacacgtgatcggtcttctggcaaaaaatacaaaattccacatttttgtagataggcacttgaaacgtctacagtatggttctctgatatgctgattgtgatggtgtgatttttgttaagatgctatgacgtttaaggggtgtttctccctattttccaaaataagacacattttctaaggctcgtaactttagatgggtaagactaaatttgatgaaacttatatatctaaaatcagcacaaaaatttgattcttttgatgtatctttggATACATCTTAAGCTAattattggtttgtttttttattacgtCTAATAttcgtttcttttaattgttttatcttttatgCTGTTTTAACTGTTTCAGCTCTTATAATaactgttataaaaaaaaatctatttgggTTACAAGACAGACATCTTCCTTGTTCAAttaattactccgtgtatgaaaggagctgttcccttctcaacgcctctttacgctattaaataaaataaaacaagttttttgaaatgaaagtaaggagcgacaataaaacttaaaacgaacagaaattactccgtatatgaaaggggtttttcctcctagacaccccgctctttaagctaaagtttttattgttttagaaagtagagttgcgagaaagaatcaaactttagcgcaaggagcggggtgtcgaggaggaaaagcccctttaatatacggagtaatttctgttcgtttttaagttttaatgtcgctccttactttcatttcaaaaaatttgttttttttatttaatttctgaaagtttttgaattaatgcatgtctgatttttgctctccgtacataaattattaaaatgaaatttgcatattattttttttttggctaaatggctttctcttagttttgatcagacgattttgagaaataggaggtggggaaggaggcctagttgccctccaatttcttggttacttaaaaaggcaactagatcttataatttttaacgaactttttattagtaaaaaatatacgtaacttaagaattaacttacgtaacaaacttttatattcttatatttttgattatatatatgagggggttggtcccctcgttaatacctcgctcttcacactaaatcttgttttgtcccaattctttaagaatgaccctgaatgagaaaggccgtagaataaatagttgaaattacttaaaaaatttttagcataaagagcgaagtatttacctcctcctaaataccttgctctttatgctaaactatttttagaacccctcatatgcgtaataatctctgttcgttttaatttttaatgcttctccttactttcaattggaaaaactttttcatgtctatattttcatttttttaatagtaatgctagaaaatcctgcgcccttttcattgaatttctcttccccaatgaaatattcctccaaggaaagatcctcccatatagccccctcacctgaaccccacacccaaaccaaaaaatccccctgataacgtcggtacacttcccagtaaccattactgtatgtaaacattggtcaaagtttgtaacttgcagcccctcccccgaggactgcggggggtaagtcatccccaaagacatagctattatggttttcgactatgcggaacaaaagggctatctcaaaattttgatccgttgactttgggaaaaaatgagcgtgggagggggcctaggcgccctccaattttttgttcacttaaaaagggcactaaaactttttatttcagttagaatgagccctcttgcaacactctaggaccgcttggtcgatacgatgacccctgggaaagaaaaaataaacacgcacccgtgatttgtcttatgacaaaaaatacgaaattccacatttttgtagataggatcttgaaacttttgcagtagggttctctgataccctgaatgcgatggtgtgacttttagggggtgtttcccctattttccaaaataaggcaaattttctcagattcgtaacttttcatgacgaagactaattttgatgaaacttatatatttaaaattagcatgaaaaatccaattcttttgatgtatcttttggtatcaaaattccattttttagagtttcgtttactattgagccgggtcgctccttactacagtttgttaccacgaacatTTGATAGATACAGTGCACTGTCGTTAAGGCTAAGCCCtaaattaaattagtttttaggtAACCATAGGGATACCGGTTGTTTTGTCCACCCACAAGCAAAAACTAAATCTGTTGGAAACTTTTAAGCCCCCACTctataaaaaagataatttcttaaactacATATGCCACCCatgatataaagaaaaaacgataaaaaaacgGGGCTTTTTAAGTTCgtgttgttttggtttttttcttttcacacttttttggcattttccttgaaataatttttgttcgcacTAAAGAAAAGAGGCGGTTGTCCTCCCAAAATATTAGCTttgattttagtatttttgtttggCCTTAATTAACacgtttttatccttttttttctttataccactctttaacaaaaaaactacTGACCATTGCGTTCCAGAATGGAACGCGAATGGTCGAATGTTGTGAATGTTGTTTCTTAGGCATACagacttttgaaaaattgtgtCATAGAGTAAATATGTGTTAAGTTTTTCTGATTAACAATCTAGATTCAAGGTTTTCGGTTTCAATCTAGAAACTCAATCTAGACAATTAATCCAGACACTCGAGTTAGTCATGTTAATGAAAAGGAAGAGCGATGCAATATATTATGTGTGTAATATATTAGCATTCTGCACTTTATCTATTGTAAGTTTAAATCTTTGAgaccataccccccccccccacccgaaataaaaaatgaaatcctcCATTCCTaaaatatcattccaaaaatgAAATCCTAATGCTGCTACCCAGTTTTCACATTATTTGCTCATTTGTTTGCTGtttcctttttgtgtttttaatatTCTGAAAGCTTGAATCattcgaatttttcaaatttcttgggAGGTCCCTCCCTTCATCAAAATGAAGGAAGCATAATATGTCTACATATACAAGTCAtgaaaatcactagaaatactTTACTTTATCAGaaaatcaatacaaaaataggtcttttatttcatttgtagATCAATATGGTATGTGACAGGAGCAAGCTGAAGGAAGTCTGTAAATATCAATAAACAATCCTTTGTAGGTATCACATGGATCAAAAGACAGCATTCTGTGATAGACATACTTCTGTAAACACTGACTTTTGTAGCAAGGGGCGATGGTTCTGCAGTCACCACCAGGGAAAAGGCAAGTTTCCATTCTCTGGGTTTGCGTGTAGTAGAGGACATCTTGAACAATGACACGCCATTCACCATTGACATTCCTTGCGCGTTTTGGACGCGCATAGGTAACGTCAGAGGGACAGATGTAGCCTTCTGGGCCAATCCAGTGCGTCTTATCAACCAGAGGACCGCTGTAGTAAGAATAGTCAAATGCTTCTTCTTGGTATCTAGTAAGACCATCAACAAGGTCGTCAGCAGACTGCTCAGGAACATCGCTGTACTTCTTCCCAAGGTAATAATCTGCTTCAATTGCCGCCTAACATCAGGAATAACAATAAATTAGATATAGTCTATGAATAATATACGACTATAAGTAATTCAAAAAACGGTAAGAACAGTCAGGaccgtatccagaatttttgttttttttttggagggggggggggggggtacaaaaacaTCTCCTTTCAGGAGGGGTACAAAGCATacctttaaaaacgcatcaaagtttttttatattcatttttgttgcgttttacGGGTCGGACAAAcatctttggggggggggggggtcaaaccctctAACCCTACCCTAAATAAGGCCTTGAGAAGAGTACAATGTTAAGGTTCATATCATGAAACCGAACCAGAGGCCAATTCTATGTAAATACGTACTGATATTTTGAAAGTTCAGGCTTAAGGACACCAATCCAAAAAAATGTAGGAgaaagtgacattttttttgttttttttttctaaaaggaagatacaaaaaataaatatttttcaaaacctaaaagacatttttttccctttatttcTTTGATGAAAACATCAAATTGAacgatttttatcaaaatataaggGGCAATTACCGAAACACCTCCTTCCACCATTGGTACTTATGTCCCTACTACTATAATATCACTGACAAAGACCGTATCCAGGTGGTTTGACCACCCTATTCGAAATGCAACTCGTAAAAAACTTTGTAGAAATgtataaaaacacattttgatgcatcttttaagttttataatttcttttccccctcccccccagaaAACATACCTGTCCCCCCAGACAAAATTCTAGAAGGGGCCTTGTCAGAGACCAAAACACTTTTTTCCCTTTAATATCCTTTTGTCTTGTTGTTCATTTCGGTTTATcctgattttattatttaatgcaTATTATTTATAGACCGTGTTTCTCAAgaagcaattttattttaatttgttctttgtgttttcttttttggtagCATTCTTTTAATTCAGGTACACAAATTTAACGTGTTATATTCATTTGAAACACGccttttttaataagatttttattatttccatcaaattttttctatatttcttaTATAGTATTTCAGAGGGTTTCTAGCGTGTTTTGAGGGTTGTTGTTTCAACCCATGTAACTTTTACCTTTNNNNNNNNNNNNNNNNNNNNNNNNNNNNNNNNNNNNNNNNNNNNNNNNNNNNNNNNNNNNNNNNNNNNNNNNNNNNNNNNNNNNNNNNNNNNNNNNNNNNattagtgtgaaataattcagacgtcatatgcggacaaacacgacgtcactcgacagacagacagacagacataacccacaaacaacttatttttatatatatttattcatatttttttagttttctttttctcttttatttttcagttttttcctttttttttagtttttttcttttttagtttttagttttttttagttttttacctttttttagttttttttagtttttttagttttttagcttttttagtttttttattagtttttatttttttgtagtttttgccttttttttatttttttcagtttttttttttgttattagatttttacctttttttagttttttttagttttttagcttttttagtttttttttctttttagtttttttttgtagtttttaccttttttagtttttttcttcttttgtattagtgtgaaataattcagacgtcatatgccaacaaacatgacgtcacctgatccacagatccacacacagacaacttatttttatatatatagatatatataagaaagctttcattttaatccatgacgtcatattcaaaGTGACGTCTTCTCTGTATacataaaaactagctgttggggtggtgcttcgcgccaccccaacacctagttggtgggggcgcttcgcgcccacccccccagcccccccgcgcgcgtaagtcgttacgcgccatattagttacgcgcgattgtagttgtgtccctgtgtcccacctgtgaatatagattgatatatgtatgtttttaactacgtaaaacttacgaatatacaacattcttcgctgtcccattgtctgtgcacataaatagattatcaggtttaccgactcttaaacATACAACATATGGGAAAaccaatccatattcagatctaatacctcattattctaatgattgcccttgagatttgttgatggtgattgctattcaaacattccctgtgtccccgtcatcctttatatatccccctgtgcccccggcgtccccgttgtagttgtatcgctgtcccggtcgtcatttatattccctgtgtcccggtcaatcacagactggaacaccgggacacaaatgacgaccgggacacagggaatataaatgacgaccgggacacagggacataactacaaaggggacgccggggtgcacagggggatatataaatgacgatggcgactcagggaatggtcgattagcaatcaccatcaacaaagctcaagggcaatcattagaatcatgaggtatagatctgaatacggatcgttttcccatggaccattatatgttgcatgttcaagagtcggtaaacctgacaatctatttatatgcacagacaatgggacagcaaagaatgtttaGAATCatgatctgaatacggatcgttttcccatggaccattatatgttgcatgttcaagagtcggtaaacctgacaatctatttatatgcacagacaatgggacagcaaagaatgttgtatattcgcaagttttacgtagttaaaaacatatatatatatactagctgttggggtggcgcttcgcgccaccccaacacctagttggtgggggcgcttcgcgcccccccccaagcccccccgcgcgcgtaagtcgttacgcgccataatagttacgcgccattgtagttgtgtccctatgtcccacctgtgaatatagatagatatatatatatggttttaactacgtaaaacttgcgaatatacaacattctttgctgtcccattgtctttgcatataaatagattgtcaggtttaccgactcttgaacatgcaacatataatggtccatgggaaaacaatctgtattcagatctatacctcatgattctaatgattgcccttgagctttgttgatggtgattgctaatcgaccattccctgtcccggtgtcccggtcgtcatttacatccccctgtttcccccggtgtccccgttgtagttgtgtccctgtgtcccggtcgtcatttatattccctgtgtcccgggtcccggtcgtcatttgtatcccggtgtcccggtctgtatatacattcgttttttagtttattttttctcctttatttttttcctttttttttcttttttagcttatttagatttttagattttttagtttttttattagtttttagttttttttctttttagtttttttgtcccggtcgtcatttatatccccctgtttcccccggtgtccccgttgtagttgtgtccctgtgtcccggtcgtcatttatattccctgtgtcccggtcgtcatttgtatcccggtgtaccggtctgtatatacattcgttttttagttttgtttttctcctttatttttttcctttttttttcttttttagtttatttagatttttagattttttagtttttttattagtttttagtttttttttctttttagtttttttgtagtttttaccttctttttagttttgttaatttttttttttacttgtgtcctggtcgtcatttatactccctgtgtcccggtgctttgttgattgctaatcgaacattccttttgtcctggtcgctttctctttgagtgtcgtcatttatttttttcttttttagttcttttagtttttaccttttttagttttgcctttttttagttttttcagttttgacgtcacctgatccagttttttcaggtgacgtcacctgatccacgatccacagatccacagacaacttatttttatatatatagatagttttttttttttacttatgtcctggtcgtcatttatactccctgtgtcccggtgctttgttgattgctaatcgaacattccttttgtcctggtcgctttctctttgagtgtcgtcatttattagttttttccttttttttttttagttttttattggtttttacctttattttagcttatttttcagtttttttcctttttttttagttttttttttattttttattttttttagttttttacctttttttagtttttttagtttttttagttttttagctttttactttttttattagtttttagtttttttttgtagtttttgcctttttttagttttttcagttttgacgtcacctgatccagttttttcaggtgacgtcacctgacacatccatccatccatccacagacaacttatttttatatatatagatctatatatatatatatatatatatatatatatatatatatatatatatatatatatatatatatatatatctatattcacaggtgggacatagggacacaa from Artemia franciscana chromosome 10, ASM3288406v1, whole genome shotgun sequence includes these protein-coding regions:
- the LOC136032356 gene encoding neurotrophin 1-like, which codes for MVEGGVSAAIEADYYLGKKYSDVPEQSADDLVDGLTRYQEEAFDYSYYSGPLVDKTHWIGPEGYICPSDVTYARPKRARNVNGEWRVIVQDVLYYTQTQRMETCLFPGGDCRTIAPCYKSQCLQKYVYHRMLSFDPCDTYKGLFIDIYRLPSACSCHIPY